Sequence from the Gloeocapsopsis dulcis genome:
CTCGCGTTGCCGTACAGTCAGCACTCCGCGAAGCGCTATTAAAAGGTTACGAGCGTTATCGTCGCGCGCAAAATTTAGATAAGCGGCATTTTGACGAAGAATTTTTTGAGAATTTTGAAGTTGAACTTGATGTAGAAGAAGAAGGCTTTCGCGTTCTTGCAACTAAAACAATTGTGGAAGAAATCAGCGATCCCGACCATCAGATTTCCTTGCGCGAAGTTCAAGAAGTTGCAGAGGAAGCGCAACTTGGTAGTGAAGTTGTACTAGATGTAACTCCTGAACAAAAAGAGTTTGGTCGGATGGCAGCAATGCAAACTAAGCAAGTGCTGGCGCAAAAACTCCGCGACCAACAACGGCAAATGATTCAAGAAGAGTTTCAAGATTTAGAAGGTACTGTGCTGCAAGCGAGGGTTCTGCGCTTTGAACGACAGTCAGTTATTATGGCAGTCAGCAGTGGTTTTAGTCAGCCCGAAGTCGAAGCAGAACTACCCAAGCGCGAACAATTGCCTAACGATAACTACCGTGCGAATGCTACGTTCAAAGTTTACTTAAAAAAAGTTTCGCAAGGTCAGCAACGCGGTCCTCAACTCGTCGTTTCGCGAGCTGATGCTGGTTTGGTAGTCTATCTTTTTGCTAACGAAGTCCCAGAAATAGAAGATGAAGTTGTGCGAATTGTCGCAGTGGCACGTGAAGCAAATCCACCATCGCGCTATGTTGGTCCTCGCACGAAAATTGCTGTTGATACTTTAGAACGAGATGTCGATCCCGTGGGTGCGTGTATTGGAGCGCGGGGATCGCGGATTCAAGTAGTTGTCAATGAACTACGTGGCGAAAAAATTGACGTCATTCGTTGGTCTCCAGATCCAGCAACCTATATTGCTAATGCACTGAGTCCTGCTCGCGTAGATGAGGTTCGCTTGATGGATCCAGAGTTACGTCAAACACACGTACTTGTTGCAGAAGACCAGCTAAGCTTGGCTATTGGTAAAGAAGGGCAAAATGTCCGCTTAGCTGCACGCTTAACAGGTTGGAAAATAGACATCAAAGACCGCGCGAAGTATGATTATGCAGCAGAAGATGCCAAGTTTGCCGCAGCAGCAGCAGAGTATCAAGCCCAGCAAGCTCAGATGGAGCAAGAAGAAGATTATGATGATGAATTAGAAGAATTTACAGAAACTATGGAAGTCAGTGATGCTCCAGCTTGAGCAGAAAAGAAAGACAGGCAATTCCAAATTAAATCTATTGTCCCTATTCTCTGACCCCTGACCCTAGTGTATGAAACCTAACTACCGACGCTGTATTAGTTGTCGTAAGGTTGCTTTAAAACATGAGTTCTGGCAAATTGTCCGCGTCTATCCTTCTGGGGAGTTACAATTAGATCAGGGTATGGGGCGTTCCGCATATCTTTGTCCGCAAGCAAGCTGTTTGCAAACAGCTCAGAAGAAAAATCTGTTGCGGCGATCGCTGCGGACGTCTGTACCCGAAGCCATTTATCAAGCCTTATGGCAACGTTTATTAACAAACCAACTTGTCAGCGATCAGAAAATTGAAACTACAGCACCTGTTCCAAATAAAAATTAAGTGCCATTTTCCAGTTATCTCAGTCAAGCACTGCGTCTTGGCGCTATAACTAGCTGAGAATGACTGACAATAAACTCTGTCAAACTGAGTTAATGGCAAAATAATAAAGAAAATGAAATTTACCTAAATAGCTCGGTACGATAAATTAGAACTTTCACACAATATTTTCGTAGGTTAATGCAAGATTAAATAAAGAAGTTACACAAATATATGGCAAGCAGTTAGTACGGATGCGTACCCTGAAGAGAAAGGGTCCGCAATTCTTCAAGGATAAAATTGCGGTAAAAGCGCAGGGCAGGTCTATTAACCGTCGCGATGATAAAAAAATACCTTTCTCAGACAAGAAAATCTCTCTTTACTTTGTTGGAGGCACGGGCAGCAAATTGAACGGCAACCAATAAAACAGGACTCACAGGATGGAGATGCTAACAAAACTCAGGCAACCATCCGTATACAACTGGTAGGTAAAGGGGAAGAGTGGATGAATAACGGCAAAGTAAGGATATACGATTTGTCAAAGGAATTGAATTTAGATAACAAAGATCTACTAGCAATTTGTGACCAGCTTAACATTGCGGTTAAAAGTCACAGCAGCACAATTAGTGAAATTGAGGCGGAACGAATTCGCGCCTTAGCAGAAAAATACGTCGCTGAGCGTTCGGCTTCGCGACGAGAATCAACAACCCAAGCACATCACCCTAACAAAACTAAACCCAGACCTAACTTGCCACCAAAGCAGCAAATTTTAGAAATTCGGAAACCAAAGACTCCCCCTCGTCCCAACCAAAATTTGGCAGAGTCTCAAGTCACCTCAACTTCTTCACAGTCGCAGGAAGAGTCTCCTCTGGCACCACGTCCTTTTGCATCACCATCAACACAGCCTAAGCCCATGACACCACCGCCTCGACCAGTACGTGCGGTATCGGACGGTGCAAAAGAGGCGGTATCTGACAATCGAGACGAGCATAGAACAAATCAGGTAGAAGTTCAGAAAAAAGAACCTCAAAAACCACAACTAGTTGAACCTCCAGCAAGACCTGCTGCACCGACAACATCACAGCTTAATTTACCTGAGCGACCAATTCTGAAACGCGATCAAACTCAGAATCGCAACCGTCCAGCTACAGTAGAAGCACGCGCTGATAGTGGCGGGGAAAAACCTGCACGCCGTTTTGTTCAAAAACCTGAGCAAATTGCCAAAGGCGAACCTGTTCCAGAACTGCAAAGACCCAAGGTATCGCGGTATAACGAACCAGCAACGACCAATCGCCCCAAACTAGCAGGAGCAGGTAGTGTAGAAGCAGATGAGGCAGCGACAGATCAACCAGCTGCGCTTTTAGAACTAGAAGATCCAGAAAAGCTCCTCAAGCGACCAACACCTCCTCGACCACAAAAAGGCGGGAAGAAGTGGCAAGAGGAAGAAATTGACGAAGGACAAGACTCAGGTTCTAAAGCTGGGAAAGCTGGCACAAAAGCTAAGCGCATGAAACCCATCATCGATCTTGATGATGAAGAGGATATTGATGATGCCGATTTAGACATTGAAGCTCCCATCAAAGTTAGCCTTTCCATTGCACGTCCACCTAAACAAAAAGCTGCGCGTCCTGGACAAGCAGCAAGTGCAGCTGTGAGTGCTGTCAGTGCGATTAAAAGCAAAAAGATGGCTCCGCCACGCGAACAAAATCGTCGTCGCGAACCAGAGCAGAAAGAGGAACGCCCAGAAAAGATCGTTATTACAGGCACAATGACGGTTCAGGAATTAGCTCAAGCCTTGGTTACTCCTGATACAGAAATTGTCAAGATCTTGTTCCTCAAAGGTATTGCGGTTAATATCACGCAAAACTTAGACATTCCCACACTCACAATGGTGGCAAATGAGTTAGGCGTGGAAGTAGAAACTGCTGAACCTGAAGCTGAAGCTCGTAAAGTGACTGAAATGCTGGATGTGGAAGATCTGGAAAATCTCCAGCGTCGCCCGCCAGTAGTGACTATTATGGGTCACGTAGACCACGGTAAAACTACTTTACTTGACTCGATTCGCAAAACTAAGGTGGCGCAAGGAGAAGCTGGCGGTATTACCCAGCACATTGGTGCGTACCACGTTGATGTGGAACACAATGGGCAAATGCAGCAGGTTGTCTTCCTAGATACCCCTGGTCACGAAGCGTTTACGGCTATGCGGGCACGTGGAGCGCGGGTGACAGACATTGCCATTCTTGTTGTTGCTGCTGACGATGGGGTACGCCCACAAACTATCGAAGCAATCAGTCATGCTCAAGCGGCAGAAGTCCCAATTATTGTCGCTATCAACAAAATTGACAAAGAAGGCGCACAACCAGATCGTGTCAAACAAGAACTTACGCAGTATGGGCTAACCTCAGAAGAATGGGGTGGCGAAACCATCATGGTACCTGTCAGTGCAATCAAGGGAGAAAACTTAGATACACTCCTAGAAATGATTCTTTTGGTCGCCGAAGTAGAAGAACTTTCGGCTAACCCAGATCGTCTTGCCAAAGGCACAGTAATTGAAGCACATCTCGATAAAGCGAAAGGACCTGTTGCGACTTTATTAGTCCAAAACGGAACTTTAAAAGTGGGTTCTGTTTTAGTTGCTGGCTCGGCATTTGGTAAAGTTCGGGCAATGGTTGACGATCACGGACGGAGAGTAGACGTCGCTTCACCCTCGTTTGCAGTAGAAGTATTAGGCTTGAGCGATGTGCCAGCCGCTGGCGATGATTTTGAAATCTTCTCTCAAGAGAAAGAAGCTCGTGTGCTCGCAGAAGCCCGCGCCAGCAAACAACGGCAATCGCGCCTGATGCAGGGACGTGCGACACTAACTAGCGTTTCGGCACAAGCACAAGAAGGCGAGCTGAAAGAACTCAATTTGATCTTGAAAGCCGATGTCCAAGGTTCGGTAGAAGCAATTATTGGTTCGCTCAAACAACTGCCACAAAACGAAGTGCAAATTCGCTTGTTGCTGGCTGCCCCAGGAGAGGTGACAGAAACTGATATTGACTTGGCTGCTGCGAGTAATGCTGTCATTATTGGCTTCAATACAACGCTAGCTAGTGGTGCTCGACAAGCTGCCGATGAAGCAGGCGTGGATGTTCGAGAATACAATATCATCTACAAACTGCTAGAAGATATTGAAGGCGCATTAGAAGGTCTATTAGAACCAGAACTTGTTGAGGAATCACTCGGTCAAGCTGAAGTACGTGCTGTTTTCCCTGTGGGTCGTGGCGCTGTTGCTGGTTGCTATGTGCTCTCAGGTAAGCTGATTCGTAACTGTAAAGTACGAGTTCGTCGTGGCAGTAAGGTCGTCTATGAAGGCACGCTTGACTCCTTGAAACGGATGAAAGAAGACGTGCGCGAAGTCAATGCTGGATATGAATGCGGTATTGGCATTGATCGATTCAACGATTGGGCTGAAGGAGATATCCTTGAAGCCTTCCAAATGGTGACTAAACGCCGTACCCTAGGAGGGTCTAGGAGCTAAGTGCTACTAGGGGCTAGAGATTCATTCTTTAGCCCATTAATTCCATTGATTCTTGATACTTCACCACACACCCTATGTCTTTCCGCTCAGAACCCATGTTATGGATTCATCTTTCTGGGTTAGCTGTTGTACCAATTTGTTTAGAATTATGCTTATTGGGATTGGCACTAGGAGATCCGATATTTCCTGTATGGTTAGAAGTATCTTTAGTTGCTGCTATTGGCGTTGTCCCCGTGCTGTGGATGCAGCTGCAGCGTCCATTCTACATTTTTGCGATTTTGGCGATCGCACTCAAACAAGAAAAACTGACTACGCAGCAGTGCCAAATCCTAAGTTTAATTAATACTCGCGTTAATAAGATACTAGCTCTTGTAGCTGCAGTATTATTGGTAACAGTACTGTGGCAGTTGTACCAGATCGCACCAGTTGCTGCATTGGATTTATTTCCCAGCAAATGGCGTGTTTTAGGTTTGCTGCTGGCTGGCTGTAGCTTTGCACTTGGGAACTTATTTTTTCAAATTCCTTTAAGTGTGGTGCGGGTGCTTGTTACTAGTGATGCAGAATTTGCTGCAACAAAACCTTATTCTCAAGAAAAGATAGCACCGGATTTTACAATTTTAGGTTTGCAGGTAAATCAACTTATACCCAAGTTCGCAAACACTCACACGGAAAACTGAGGAAATATGGCTATTATCCCTGCTTCTCGCCATTCTCAATCAGATCAAAATCAAATTTGGGATCATCTCAAACAAGCGATCGCAGCAACTTCTGGATTTCGCCGCTGGCAACTTGAGCGATCGCCACAAGATGCCCAGATTAAAAATCTGAGTTTAGACCACCAAGTAAAACTCTATTTGCGGGAAACTTTAGAAACTTTAGCGTATTAAAGTGCAAATGGGAAGCATGAAAGGACTCAAGCGCAAACAAAAAGCAATTCTATCTACGCTGCTTATCCTGCGGAGTCCTTCCCCCCTATTAGATTGTGGCTAGTGTTAGCTTATTTGATTGAGTAAGTCTCGAACACGTCCCCCGCGATTGAGGATATCTTGAATATTTCCACTTAAGCGACGTAACTGACGATAAGCAACTTCTAGGCGATCGCCATCTACTTGTACTTCCCGTGTTGGATAGTTTTGCAGCACCTCAATCAGAGAAACTTGTCCATCACGAGCAGAAAGAACTAATGCAGCACGTAATGCTTGTCTATCAGCTCGTCGTGAAGGTGTATAGATGACTTGACTAACTTCGTCAAGCAAAGTATTGCCTACAGGACTATTTAACAAACGATCCAAGAAGATAGGATTGACTTTGACAGGTTCAGTTAAATAACGACGTACTGTTGCTGGATCTTGTCCTGCTCTGGCAAGATTAGAGCGTAGCGATCTCGAAAGTTCTCCAGTCTCAGCAAAGCGAGAAAGTTCGGCGACAGAGACTGATTGTCGAAAAATCCGGTACCTAAGTACCACTCGCTCAGCAGCATTAGCTACAGGAATCTCAAAAATACCATGACTACTAAAGAAAATACCTGTACTTGCCACTACTGCAGCAGCAAGATGTAAAAATCTCAAACGCATTTTTCTGTTGATTTTAAATCGTTCTTTATTAATTCTTTTGACGAGCAATCGGTATGTTAAGTTGCACTATCCTAAGCACTGAGTGCAATATCTCTCTCGAGAGGTAAGCCACTGTCGTTTGACACCCTCAAGAGGATTAATCCACCTAACTTTCTTTTTATACTAGTTTGATTGCTTGATTGTACTGATAATCTTCTCCTCACTGCCTAGTTTTTTGTTCCTTTACGCTTTTTTGTTCAACAAAGCCTGTTACTGTCGTATCTTGGCACTCTTACGTAAGTCCTATTTTTGATAAAAAACTTAGGGAACTTGGCTACAAATGTCTTTGTCTTCCGCTATAGTTTTGCATGGGTTTTATAACTTTTCAGCTAATAGCGTATTTGGTCAAATACTCATAAACTGGTGTAGTTATCATGCAGATTGCAATGGGGCAATGCTAGTAAGCCCTCAAAGTGACCCCAGATAAGGCACAAGCAATAATGTACGTGTTCTTATCTCATGAATAAAGTTTTTGCGTTTGTAGGCAATCGCCTTACCTTAGTTCAAGAATTCAAGAGATGCAGACAGTATGACAAACCACGGTTCAGACAACCACAAATCAAATATTTTTAGAGTTATTTCTACTAAAAGGCGTGCGCCACATCTATCTTTAGGTGCAAAAGCGAGTGCATTATTATTTGTGGCTACAGGTGCAATTTTGGCTGACACAGCGATTACGCAAAGTGTAGCGCCCAAGGCAATCGCATCTTCTAAAAAGCTTGCTCAATTCGTTGTTCCAACAACAAACGAGCCGACTTCTACGCCAACACCTAGCCCGACTCTAAGTCCATCTCCGTTACCTACCACAAGTCCATCACCATCACCAACGCCAACACCTAGCCCGACTCTAAGTCCATCTCCGTCACCAACACTATCTCCAACTCAAACTACTCCGACGACACCAAGTACAAATCAAGTTCCAGCAACGACAACAGTTATTTACGTGAATCCCCAAACTGGAACCGATAGTGCTGGTGCTGGAAGTACCGCAGCAGCCCCTTACAGGACAATTACCTATGCACTCAGCCAAGCACAGCCAGGTACAGCGATTCAATTAGCACCTGGAAACTATAGCAGTGAAACAGGAGAAGTTTTCCCACTCACAATTAGACAGGGTGTAACCCTACGCGGCGATGACGCTAGCAAAGGGCAATCCATTATCATTACAGGCGGTGGAGAGTATGTGAGTCCCACATTTGCGCGGCAAAATGTCACAGTACGCGCTGAGAACAATAGTGCAATTAGTGGAGTAACAATTACCAATCCTAATACCCGGGGAACTGCGCTGTGGATTGAGTCTACGAATCCTACTGTAACGAACAATACTTTCATCGAGAGTAACCGCGACGGCGTTTTTGTTACTGGTGCAGCCAATCCTAAGATTGAGGCTAATGTCTTTAGTAAAAATGGCGGTAATGGTATTTCAGTAGCGCGTTCTGCTCAAGGCGAAATTCGCAATAATACATTCCAAGATACAGGTTTTGGGTTAGCGATCGGTGGTGCTTCCTCCCCGTTAGTCGCAGAAAATCAAATCAAGGAGAACCAGGACGGTATTTATATCTCTGAATCGGCTCGTCCTATTCTACGTAGCAACGTAATTGAGAACAACAAGCGTGACGGTATTGTAGCTACTGTAAATGCCCAACCAGATCTCGGTACTGCCGAAAGCACAGGCAATAACATCATCCGTAGTAATGAACGTTACGATGTTTACAACGCAACTCGCGGTAATACGTTACTTGCTGTTGGCAATACGCTTGATGCTAAGCGTACCTCAGGAAGAGTGAATCTTGTTGCGCCACAATTTGCCTTTAGTGATGTGCAGGGATTATGGGCACAACCTTATATCGCAGCCTTAGCATCGCGAGAGATTATTGCTGGTTTTCCTGATGGCACTTTCAAGCCCAATGAACCAGTAACGCGGGCGCAATTTGCAGCAATTGTGAGTAAAGCGTTTGCTCCAACACCGCAACGTCAAGCGCAGGAATTCAATGATGTTAACCGTAATTTCTGGGGATATCAAGCTATTCAAACTGCTTACCGAGGCGGCTTTGTTGCTGGTTATCCAGGTGGTGCATTTCAACCACAGCAACAGATTCCTCGGGTTCAAGCATTAGTTTCTTTAGCCAATGGCTTGAATTTGCGTGCTGATAATCCAAACGTACTTGTTGCTTATGCAGATGCTTCCCAAATTCCGAGTTATGCTACCGATGCAGTTGCTGCAGCAACTCAAAGGCAACTTGTCGTGAACTACCCGTCACCAAATCAATTAAATCCCAATCGCCCTGCTACGCGTGCTGAAGTTGCAGCATTTGTCTATCAAGCACTTGTGAATTCTGGGCGAGCACAAGAAATTGCATCACCTTATCTAGTCAGAGTTCCTTAGAGCTAATTTAAAAGCGCCAGACTCGTTATTCACTGTTCTGGCGCTGTAAAGATTTGATTGTTAAGTGATTTAGGGTCTTTTATACTAAGCGACCCTACTTCTTTATTGAATTTTATATTCAGGGTCTTTAAATTGGCTGACCCCGTTTGAACCTATATATATAATGGCAGAACTTCTATAGAAATCTTGCGTTTCCTAATTATTTTTTTATTTTTTATACCAGTATATGTTTTTGATTAAATATATTTAAGGTTTTGTTAAAATTAGGACTAGCTTGTTGCTATTAGAACTTATGTATGCATTAACTTTTACGCGAGTCCCGATCCCATCTAAATAGGAATATCATTAAAGCTACAACTCCAACTTGGAGCGCAAAATTAGGTAAAGCCGTCTCAACATCACGTCCAGCTGCTAATTGAGTTAGGAAAATTAATGCTCCAATAAATCCAGAAGCACCAAAGCTAAAATAAACAAATTTACGTAAGCCTCGATAGGGAGCAGCAGCTTCAGCTTTTAAGCGGGCATATTGCTCAGGAGTAAAACGTTTATTGCTGGTTTTTTTTGAATTTGGTTTTACCATGAGAACTAAAATCCTGATACAATAATATGCTGCCACGCCGATGTAGCTCAGTGGTAGAGCAATCGATTCGTAATCGATCGGTCGCGAGTTCAAATCTCGCCATCGGCTTAAGTTAATCATAGCTATAA
This genomic interval carries:
- a CDS encoding DUF1565 domain-containing protein, translating into MTNHGSDNHKSNIFRVISTKRRAPHLSLGAKASALLFVATGAILADTAITQSVAPKAIASSKKLAQFVVPTTNEPTSTPTPSPTLSPSPLPTTSPSPSPTPTPSPTLSPSPSPTLSPTQTTPTTPSTNQVPATTTVIYVNPQTGTDSAGAGSTAAAPYRTITYALSQAQPGTAIQLAPGNYSSETGEVFPLTIRQGVTLRGDDASKGQSIIITGGGEYVSPTFARQNVTVRAENNSAISGVTITNPNTRGTALWIESTNPTVTNNTFIESNRDGVFVTGAANPKIEANVFSKNGGNGISVARSAQGEIRNNTFQDTGFGLAIGGASSPLVAENQIKENQDGIYISESARPILRSNVIENNKRDGIVATVNAQPDLGTAESTGNNIIRSNERYDVYNATRGNTLLAVGNTLDAKRTSGRVNLVAPQFAFSDVQGLWAQPYIAALASREIIAGFPDGTFKPNEPVTRAQFAAIVSKAFAPTPQRQAQEFNDVNRNFWGYQAIQTAYRGGFVAGYPGGAFQPQQQIPRVQALVSLANGLNLRADNPNVLVAYADASQIPSYATDAVAAATQRQLVVNYPSPNQLNPNRPATRAEVAAFVYQALVNSGRAQEIASPYLVRVP
- the infB gene encoding translation initiation factor IF-2 produces the protein MNNGKVRIYDLSKELNLDNKDLLAICDQLNIAVKSHSSTISEIEAERIRALAEKYVAERSASRRESTTQAHHPNKTKPRPNLPPKQQILEIRKPKTPPRPNQNLAESQVTSTSSQSQEESPLAPRPFASPSTQPKPMTPPPRPVRAVSDGAKEAVSDNRDEHRTNQVEVQKKEPQKPQLVEPPARPAAPTTSQLNLPERPILKRDQTQNRNRPATVEARADSGGEKPARRFVQKPEQIAKGEPVPELQRPKVSRYNEPATTNRPKLAGAGSVEADEAATDQPAALLELEDPEKLLKRPTPPRPQKGGKKWQEEEIDEGQDSGSKAGKAGTKAKRMKPIIDLDDEEDIDDADLDIEAPIKVSLSIARPPKQKAARPGQAASAAVSAVSAIKSKKMAPPREQNRRREPEQKEERPEKIVITGTMTVQELAQALVTPDTEIVKILFLKGIAVNITQNLDIPTLTMVANELGVEVETAEPEAEARKVTEMLDVEDLENLQRRPPVVTIMGHVDHGKTTLLDSIRKTKVAQGEAGGITQHIGAYHVDVEHNGQMQQVVFLDTPGHEAFTAMRARGARVTDIAILVVAADDGVRPQTIEAISHAQAAEVPIIVAINKIDKEGAQPDRVKQELTQYGLTSEEWGGETIMVPVSAIKGENLDTLLEMILLVAEVEELSANPDRLAKGTVIEAHLDKAKGPVATLLVQNGTLKVGSVLVAGSAFGKVRAMVDDHGRRVDVASPSFAVEVLGLSDVPAAGDDFEIFSQEKEARVLAEARASKQRQSRLMQGRATLTSVSAQAQEGELKELNLILKADVQGSVEAIIGSLKQLPQNEVQIRLLLAAPGEVTETDIDLAAASNAVIIGFNTTLASGARQAADEAGVDVREYNIIYKLLEDIEGALEGLLEPELVEESLGQAEVRAVFPVGRGAVAGCYVLSGKLIRNCKVRVRRGSKVVYEGTLDSLKRMKEDVREVNAGYECGIGIDRFNDWAEGDILEAFQMVTKRRTLGGSRS
- a CDS encoding YlxR family protein translates to MKPNYRRCISCRKVALKHEFWQIVRVYPSGELQLDQGMGRSAYLCPQASCLQTAQKKNLLRRSLRTSVPEAIYQALWQRLLTNQLVSDQKIETTAPVPNKN
- the nusA gene encoding transcription termination factor NusA, whose product is MSMVSLPGLKDLIENISRERNLPRVAVQSALREALLKGYERYRRAQNLDKRHFDEEFFENFEVELDVEEEGFRVLATKTIVEEISDPDHQISLREVQEVAEEAQLGSEVVLDVTPEQKEFGRMAAMQTKQVLAQKLRDQQRQMIQEEFQDLEGTVLQARVLRFERQSVIMAVSSGFSQPEVEAELPKREQLPNDNYRANATFKVYLKKVSQGQQRGPQLVVSRADAGLVVYLFANEVPEIEDEVVRIVAVAREANPPSRYVGPRTKIAVDTLERDVDPVGACIGARGSRIQVVVNELRGEKIDVIRWSPDPATYIANALSPARVDEVRLMDPELRQTHVLVAEDQLSLAIGKEGQNVRLAARLTGWKIDIKDRAKYDYAAEDAKFAAAAAEYQAQQAQMEQEEDYDDELEEFTETMEVSDAPA
- a CDS encoding DUF3493 domain-containing protein, which translates into the protein MVKPNSKKTSNKRFTPEQYARLKAEAAAPYRGLRKFVYFSFGASGFIGALIFLTQLAAGRDVETALPNFALQVGVVALMIFLFRWDRDSRKS
- a CDS encoding low-complexity tail membrane protein, encoding MSFRSEPMLWIHLSGLAVVPICLELCLLGLALGDPIFPVWLEVSLVAAIGVVPVLWMQLQRPFYIFAILAIALKQEKLTTQQCQILSLINTRVNKILALVAAVLLVTVLWQLYQIAPVAALDLFPSKWRVLGLLLAGCSFALGNLFFQIPLSVVRVLVTSDAEFAATKPYSQEKIAPDFTILGLQVNQLIPKFANTHTEN
- a CDS encoding alpha/beta hydrolase, translated to MRLRFLHLAAAVVASTGIFFSSHGIFEIPVANAAERVVLRYRIFRQSVSVAELSRFAETGELSRSLRSNLARAGQDPATVRRYLTEPVKVNPIFLDRLLNSPVGNTLLDEVSQVIYTPSRRADRQALRAALVLSARDGQVSLIEVLQNYPTREVQVDGDRLEVAYRQLRRLSGNIQDILNRGGRVRDLLNQIS